From Nicotiana tabacum cultivar K326 chromosome 22, ASM71507v2, whole genome shotgun sequence, one genomic window encodes:
- the LOC107793356 gene encoding multiple C2 domain and transmembrane region protein 16-like: MGTVRKLIVEVIDARNLLPKDGHGTSSPYVVADFYGQRRKTRTVIRDLSPVWNEMLEFSVGKPSDVFGDVLELDVFHDKFIGPTTRNNFLGRVKLSAKQFVKKGEEALIYYPLEKKYWFSWISGEIGLKIYFSEEVVPLPAPPPPPQEEIKADAEPAPPVESTPSPSEAAPPAEAPAPVAEGEKPNIDEPAVKPPAPQAEEAAPPQENPTTPEFEFDKEGSGVLMDPPAELPAQSDNFEHMKRSISLGSVPEVKLSNITGPRPISRASSVSSFVSEAASDRSGPIERSTFDLVEKMHYLFVRVVKARSLPTVSSPVVKIAVSGSHVVSKPARKTVLFEWDQTFAFGRDAPDSSSLLEVSVWDPLSAKSFDPTSDVAGHVFLGGICFDVSEIPLRDPPDSPLAPQWYRLEGGGAHRGDLMLATWVGTQADESFPEAWKTDTAGNPSSKSKVYQSPKLWYLRSSVIEAQDISQLTHSKESSYQIKAQLGFQVQKTKFITTTTGSPSWNEDLVFVAAEPFTEHYLLIFLIETRPPKEQTVLAVASIPLTTIERRVDDRKVASRWFTFEDPNEEKRVYKGRVHLRLCFDGGYHVMDEAAHVCSDYRPTARQLWKQPIGTVELGIIGCKNLLPMKTIKGKGYTDAYAVAKYGSKWIRTRTISDSLEPRWNEQYTWRVYDPSTVLTIGVFDCWEVFESDGCKESMRPDFRIGKVRVRISTLTTGKVYKNTFPLLLLSPAGLKKMGEIELAVRFIRATPTLDFLHVYSQPLLPMMHHVKPLGMVQQESLRTAAVKIVASHLTRSEPPLRREVVTYMLDADSHSFSMRKVRANWFRVINVIAGVIGIVKWIDDTRGWKNPTATLLVHALLVMLVWFPDLIIPTFAFYVFVIGAWNYRFRSRDTLPHFDTKISLAESLDRDELDEEFDALPCTRPNELVRARYDKLRMLGARVQTILGDFATQGERVQALVTWRDPRATGIFIGLCFVVAFILYLVPSKMVAMAFGFYYLRHPIFRDRMPSPALNFFRRLPSLSDRML, from the coding sequence atgggcacGGTGAGAAAGCTTATAGTAGAAGTAATTGACGCACGAAACCTCCTTCCCAAGGACGGCCATGGCACTTCAAGTCCTTATGTAGTTGCGGATTTCTATGGCCAGCGAAGGAAGACGAGAACTGTGATCCGTGATCTGAGCCCCGTATGGAATGAAATGCTGGAATTCAGCGTCGGAAAACCCTCCGACGTTTTCGGTGACGTGCTGGAACTCGACGTGTTTCATGACAAGTTCATTGGCCCTACAACGAGGAATAACTTCCTTGGAAGGGTGAAGTTGAGTGCCAAGCAGTTTGTGAAGAAAGGTGAAGAAGCTTTGATTTATTACCCTTTGGAGAAGAAATATTGGTTCAGTTGGATTTCCGGTGAAATCGGTTTGAAAATTTATTTCTCCGAAGAAGTTGTTCCTCTGCCAGCTCCACCGCCACCGCCACAAGAAGAAATCAAAGCTGACGCTGAGCCAGCACCACCAGTTGAGTCTACTCCGTCGCCATCAGAAGCTGCGCCACCTGCTGAAGCACCGGCACCCGTAGCCGAAGGTGAGAAGCCAAATATAGATGAGCCAGCAGTGAAGCCACCAGCACCACAGGCTGAAGAAGCGGCGCCACCACAGGAAAATCCTACTACTCCAGAATTTGAGTTTGATAAAGAAGGGAGTGGTGTTCTAATGGATCCACCAGCGGAGCTTCCAGCACAATCGGATAATTTTGAACACATGAAAAGATCTATTTCATTAGGATCTGTACCTGAAGTTAAACTAAGTAACATTACTGGTCCTAGGCCAATTAGTCGTGCTTCATCAGTTAGCAGCTTCGTTTCTGAAGCTGCATCGGATAGATCAGGTCCAATCGAACGGTCCACATTTGATCTTGTAGAAAAGATGCATTATCTCTTCGTTCGAGTTGTTAAAGCTCGATCGCTTCCGACCGTCAGCAGCCCCGTCGTAAAAATTGCTGTTTCCGGCAGCCACGTTGTATCAAAGCCAGCCCGGAAAACGGTTTTATTTGAGTGGGACCAAACTTTTGCTTTCGGCCGAGACGCACCTGATTCCTCCTCCCTCTTGGAAGTCTCAGTGTGGGACCCTTTGAGTGCCAAGTCATTTGACCCCACATCCGACGTGGCAGGGCATGTCTTCTTAGGTGGCATTTGCTTTGATGTGAGTGAGATCCCTTTACGAGACCCACCTGATAGTCCTTTGGCTCCTCAATGGTATAGGCTTGAAGGAGGTGGGGCCCATAGAGGTGATCTAATGCTTGCCACGTGGGTTGGGACTCAAGCTGACGAATCATTCCCCGAAGCATGGAAGACTGACACAGCGGGTAATCCTAGTTCTAAATCAAAGGTATATCAATCTCCTAAATTATGGTACTTGAGATCATCAGTCATAGAGGCACAAGACATTTCTCAATTGACACATTCAAAAGAGTCATCATATCAGATTAAGGCCCAATTAGGATTCCAAGTTCAAAAGACGAAATTCATCACTACAACTACTGGGTCTCCATCTTGGAATGAAGACTTGGTATTTGTAGCAGCTGAGCCATTTACTGAACATTACTTGCTAATATTCCTAATAGAAACCAGGCCTCCGAAAGAGCAAACCGTTCTCGCAGTTGCTAGCATCCCGCTCACCACAATTGAGCGCCGAGTCGATGACCGTAAGGTGGCGTCGAGATGGTTTACATTTGAAGATCCTAATGAAGAGAAGAGAGTTTATAAAGGCAGAGTACACTTACGCCTTTGTTTCGACGGTGGATATCATGTGATGGACGAAGCAGCTCATGTTTGTAGCGATTATCGTCCAACTGCAAGGCAACTCTGGAAACAACCAATTGGGACTGTTGAATTGGGAATTATTGGATGCAAGAATTTGTTGCCCATGAAAACAATCAAAGGAAAAGGATATACGGATGCCTATGCAGTAGCTAAGTATGGGAGCAAGTGGATACGCACTCGTACTATATCTGATAGTTTAGAACCTAGGTGGAATGAGCAGTACACTTGGAGAGTTTATGATCCATCCACTGTGTTGACAATTGGAGTGTTTGATTGTTGGGAAGTATTTGAATCAGATGGTTGCAAAGAGTCTATGAGGCCAGATTTTCGGATTGGTAAGGTGCGTGTACGTATTTCGACACTGACGACAGGTAAAGTGTATAAGAATACTTTCCCGTTACTTTTATTGTCACCGGCTGGTTTGAAGAAAATGGGGGAGATTGAATTAGCAGTGAGATTCATACGTGCTACACCAACACTTGATTTCTTACATGTCTATTCACAACCTTTGTTGCCCATGATGCATCATGTGAAGCCTCTTGGCATGGTTCAACAAGAGAGTTTAAGGACTGCAGCTGTTAAAATAGTAGCAAGTCACTTGACACGGTCCGAGCCGCCTCTTAGGCGTGAGGTTGTGACTTACATGCTTGATGCGGATTCACATTCATTTAGCATGCGTAAAGTTCGTGCTAATTGGTTTAGAGTCATCAATGTGATCGCTGGAGTAATTGGCATTGTCAAATGGATTGATGACACTCGTGGTTGGAAAAATCCAACTGCAACTTTACTTGTGCATGCACTTTTGGTAATGCTTGTGTGGTTCCCTGACTTGATCATCCCCACATTCGCATTCTATGTATTTGTGATCGGTGCATGGAATTACAGATTCAGATCTCGCGATACTTTACCCCACTTTGATACAAAGATCTCATTGGCAGAGTCACTTGATCGCGATGAGCTTGATGAAGAGTTTGATGCATTGCCTTGTACTAGACCAAATGAATTGGTACGAGCTAGATATGATAAATTACGCATGCTTGGTGCACGGGTTCAGACAATCTTGGGCGATTTTGCAACGCAAGGGGAGCGAGTGCAAGCATTGGTAACTTGGCGTGACCCTCGAGCCACAGGGATATTTATTGGGCTGTGCTTTGTGGTGGCATTCATTTTGTACTTGGTACCATCTAAAATGGTGGCTATGGCCTTCGGTTTCTACTATCTTCGCCATCCCATCTTCAGGGATAGAATGCCTTCACCAGCATTGAATTTCTTTAGAAGACTGCCTTCGCTTTCAGACCGAATGCTCTAG